From one Macaca nemestrina isolate mMacNem1 chromosome 5, mMacNem.hap1, whole genome shotgun sequence genomic stretch:
- the LOC112428340 gene encoding uncharacterized protein isoform X2, which yields MLLHEWCRMKKLNSAMILICNFLAATLLWWSSFISSWVEIELPGDPNVLVSALFMDCSANFILGGISMISALLLSFCLKFLLLTFPQLFPETQKRYIFCASICIVTGTFVFFSLLMHYIQILEVSWGPDPTKVTSKFPYFINSFSYALFLLSEKV from the exons ATGCTTCTTCATGAGTGGTGtaggatgaagaaactgaacagTGCCATGATCCTTATCTGTAATTTCCTGGCTGCCACTCTGCTTTGGTGGTCTTCCTTCATCTCTTCCTGGGTAGAAATAGAACTGCCTGGAGATCCCAATGTTCTTGTCAGTGCACTTTTCATGGACTGCAGTG CCAACTTCATACTGGGTGGAATTTCTATGATTAGTGCCCTTCTCCTCTCATTCTGCTTGAAATTTTTGTTGCTGACCTTCCCTCAGTTATTCCCTGAGACCCAGAAACGGTATATTTTCTGTGCATCCATCTGCATTGTCACAG GTACTTTTGTGTTCTTCTCCTTACTTATGCACTATATACAAATTTTGGAAGTAAGTTGGGGACCTGACCCAACAAAAGTCACTTCTAAGTTTCCTTACTTCATAAATTCATTCAGCTATGCTCTATTTCTGCTATCTG AAAAAGTCTGA
- the LOC112428340 gene encoding uncharacterized protein isoform X1, translating to MLLHEWCRMKKLNSAMILICNFLAATLLWWSSFISSWVEIELPGDPNVLVSALFMDCSGKMMCWMPKHKSTNFILGGISMISALLLSFCLKFLLLTFPQLFPETQKRYIFCASICIVTGTFVFFSLLMHYIQILEVSWGPDPTKVTSKFPYFINSFSYALFLLSEKV from the exons ATGCTTCTTCATGAGTGGTGtaggatgaagaaactgaacagTGCCATGATCCTTATCTGTAATTTCCTGGCTGCCACTCTGCTTTGGTGGTCTTCCTTCATCTCTTCCTGGGTAGAAATAGAACTGCCTGGAGATCCCAATGTTCTTGTCAGTGCACTTTTCATGGACTGCAGTGGTAAGATGATGTGTTGGATGCCCAAACACAAGTCAA CCAACTTCATACTGGGTGGAATTTCTATGATTAGTGCCCTTCTCCTCTCATTCTGCTTGAAATTTTTGTTGCTGACCTTCCCTCAGTTATTCCCTGAGACCCAGAAACGGTATATTTTCTGTGCATCCATCTGCATTGTCACAG GTACTTTTGTGTTCTTCTCCTTACTTATGCACTATATACAAATTTTGGAAGTAAGTTGGGGACCTGACCCAACAAAAGTCACTTCTAAGTTTCCTTACTTCATAAATTCATTCAGCTATGCTCTATTTCTGCTATCTG AAAAAGTCTGA